Proteins encoded in a region of the Agromyces protaetiae genome:
- the greA gene encoding transcription elongation factor GreA: protein MAQDTTVTWLTQDAYDRLASELEHLSTTGREEIAKRIEAAREEGDLKENGGYHAAKDEQGKQEARIRQLTGLLRTAQVGEAPASKGVVESGTVITAIIAGDQETFLIGSREIAGDSELDVFSEQSPLGAAILGLKQGEKTSYTAPNGREISVEITEVATWSGQ, encoded by the coding sequence ATGGCGCAGGACACGACCGTCACCTGGCTGACGCAGGACGCCTACGACCGGCTCGCCTCCGAGCTCGAGCACCTCTCGACCACCGGCCGCGAAGAGATCGCGAAGCGCATCGAGGCCGCGCGCGAAGAGGGCGATCTCAAAGAGAACGGCGGCTACCACGCCGCGAAAGACGAGCAGGGCAAGCAGGAGGCGCGTATCCGTCAGCTCACCGGGCTGCTGCGCACCGCGCAGGTCGGCGAGGCGCCGGCCTCGAAGGGCGTCGTCGAGTCCGGCACGGTGATCACCGCGATCATCGCCGGAGACCAGGAGACGTTCCTCATCGGCAGCCGCGAGATCGCGGGTGACTCCGAGCTCGACGTCTTCAGCGAGCAGTCGCCGCTGGGTGCGGCGATCCTCGGCCTCAAGCAGGGCGAGAAGACCAGCTACACCGCGCCGAACGGCCGCGAGATCTCGGTCGAGATCACCGAGGTCGCGACCTGGTCGGGGCAGTAA
- the trhA gene encoding PAQR family membrane homeostasis protein TrhA produces MRRPDRHELEDVAEHLEHAPDELDDADAAVARDEREGPDLPNIPLLDASVAAPAELKPTWRGWIHAGTFPVTIAAGVVLIVLADGAWAKWASAVFVLTSMLLFGNSALYHRFNWQPRTKVVLKRIDHANIFLLIAGTYTPLAILALPPDQGWLLLAFVWGGALLGIGFRVFWISAPRWLYVPIYLLLGWAAVMYLGDLLSVNVAMMVLVVVGGVLYTIGAVVYALKRPNPWPGHFGFHEIFHLCTVLAFICHWTATLLIALQPAYHVG; encoded by the coding sequence ATGAGACGACCGGATCGCCACGAGCTCGAAGACGTGGCCGAGCACCTCGAGCATGCGCCAGACGAGCTCGATGATGCCGATGCGGCCGTCGCACGTGATGAGCGCGAGGGGCCGGACCTTCCGAACATCCCGCTGCTCGATGCATCCGTCGCCGCGCCAGCCGAGCTCAAGCCGACCTGGCGCGGCTGGATCCACGCCGGCACGTTCCCGGTCACGATCGCGGCGGGCGTCGTGCTCATCGTGCTCGCCGACGGTGCCTGGGCCAAGTGGGCGAGCGCGGTCTTCGTGCTCACGTCCATGTTGCTGTTCGGCAACTCGGCGCTCTACCACCGGTTCAACTGGCAGCCCCGCACCAAGGTCGTGCTCAAGCGCATCGACCACGCGAACATCTTCCTGCTGATCGCCGGAACCTACACGCCGCTCGCGATTCTCGCGCTCCCGCCTGACCAGGGCTGGCTGCTGCTCGCGTTCGTGTGGGGCGGCGCGCTGCTCGGCATCGGGTTCCGCGTGTTCTGGATCAGTGCGCCCCGCTGGCTCTACGTGCCCATCTACCTCCTGCTCGGCTGGGCGGCGGTCATGTATCTCGGCGACCTCCTGAGCGTCAACGTCGCGATGATGGTGCTCGTCGTCGTCGGCGGCGTGCTGTACACGATCGGCGCGGTCGTCTACGCCCTGAAACGGCCGAACCCCTGGCCCGGGCACTTCGGCTTCCACGAGATCTTCCACCTGTGCACGGTGCTCGCGTTCATCTGCCACTGGACGGCGACGCTGCTGATCGCCCTGCAGCCCGCCTACCACGTGGGCTGA
- a CDS encoding AI-2E family transporter, whose amino-acid sequence MADAKRRARAVFRRRDREVARGASPAAAPAAEASAADDRPRTDVAEAVPYGMRLAAAWSWRLLLVGGVVAVFVFLIIQLRLIVIPLLVAVLVGALLVPFSGLLQRRLRFPKWLAVTVSMLSALAVVGGLLTLGITQIVRGSDELAAQSLIAWDDFRGWLLEGPFHITEQQLNDFVSQVVASVQQDGNVLLSGALSVGSTLGHFLAGLLLALFATLFVLIDGGGIWRWIVGIFPRRARAAVDGAGRSGWATLQNFVKVQILVATIDAVGIGLGAFLLGVPLAVPIAILVFLGSFIPIVGAVATGALAVFVALVYNGPVIALIMLGVVLLVQQVEGHVLQPLIMGTAVKVHPLGVVVAVATGSLLAGIPGALFAVPVAAVLNVMIVYVASGAWKAEGPPIPARPAPLWRTVPQRPGFGRGE is encoded by the coding sequence ATGGCGGACGCGAAACGGCGGGCTCGAGCGGTGTTCCGGCGTCGTGACCGCGAGGTCGCGCGCGGAGCGTCGCCCGCGGCTGCGCCCGCCGCAGAGGCATCGGCGGCCGACGACCGGCCGCGCACCGACGTCGCCGAGGCCGTGCCCTACGGCATGCGACTCGCGGCCGCCTGGTCGTGGCGACTCCTGCTCGTCGGCGGCGTCGTCGCCGTGTTCGTGTTCCTCATCATCCAGCTGCGGCTGATCGTCATCCCGCTGCTCGTCGCGGTGCTCGTCGGCGCGCTGCTGGTGCCGTTCTCCGGGCTGCTGCAGCGCCGGCTGCGGTTCCCGAAATGGCTCGCCGTGACCGTCTCGATGCTCTCCGCGCTGGCCGTCGTCGGCGGGCTGCTCACGCTCGGCATCACGCAGATCGTTCGCGGCTCCGACGAACTCGCGGCGCAGTCGCTCATCGCGTGGGACGACTTCCGCGGCTGGTTGCTCGAGGGACCGTTCCACATCACCGAGCAGCAATTGAACGACTTCGTGTCCCAGGTCGTCGCATCCGTGCAACAGGACGGCAACGTGTTGCTGAGCGGCGCGCTCTCGGTCGGATCCACCCTCGGCCACTTCCTCGCGGGCCTGCTCCTGGCGCTCTTCGCGACCCTGTTCGTCTTGATCGACGGCGGGGGCATCTGGCGCTGGATCGTCGGCATCTTCCCGCGCCGTGCGCGGGCCGCGGTCGACGGCGCCGGCCGGTCCGGCTGGGCCACGCTGCAGAACTTCGTGAAGGTGCAGATCCTCGTCGCGACGATCGACGCCGTCGGCATCGGGCTCGGGGCCTTCCTGCTCGGCGTCCCGCTCGCCGTGCCGATCGCCATCCTCGTGTTCCTCGGATCGTTCATTCCGATCGTCGGAGCCGTGGCCACGGGCGCGCTCGCGGTCTTCGTCGCGCTCGTGTACAACGGGCCCGTCATCGCCCTCATCATGCTCGGCGTCGTGCTGCTCGTGCAGCAGGTCGAGGGCCACGTGCTCCAGCCGCTCATCATGGGCACGGCCGTCAAGGTGCATCCGCTCGGTGTGGTCGTCGCGGTCGCGACGGGCTCACTGCTGGCCGGCATCCCGGGCGCGCTGTTCGCGGTGCCGGTCGCGGCGGTCCTGAACGTGATGATCGTGTACGTCGCCAGCGGGGCGTGGAAGGCCGAAGGCCCACCCATACCGGCGAGGCCCGCGCCGCTCTGGCGGACGGTGCCCCAACGACCCGGGTTCGGACGAGGAGAATGA
- a CDS encoding aminotransferase class V-fold PLP-dependent enzyme, protein MSIDDYLAGFGEEPGYLDYGRVGPLSRVAAEESTAYTQLLERARYGSLEAFAAQDARVRAAAALLTGFPTEQIVFQPNTTQGLMHAMFGLTGGVLLSAEEFPSLPISAVRAQDALHVTRPTWLEAERGRITPGAIREQLDTRIEAVALSLVDSRTGYLCDLEGIRQVIGDRLLIVDAVQGFGVVDAPWQLADVVVSGGQKWCRSGWGTGLMALSERGLDRLTPVFSGYTGTDAAEEEGWGEVPPPAGDARAFRVSNPDPIAEARFAAALEELALVGVPAVNAAIAERVTEVIDLADEFAVAVASSRDEHERAGIVVLEPPAEQVTLLSASLHNHGVTVTSRPGTIRLSVHAGTGEETMDMLRAAFVSYATAAVY, encoded by the coding sequence GTGTCCATCGACGACTACCTGGCGGGCTTCGGCGAAGAGCCCGGCTATCTCGACTATGGCCGGGTCGGGCCGCTCTCCCGCGTCGCCGCCGAAGAGAGCACCGCATACACACAGCTCCTCGAGCGCGCGAGATACGGCAGTCTCGAGGCCTTCGCGGCCCAGGACGCCCGCGTGCGTGCGGCCGCGGCCCTGCTCACCGGATTCCCGACGGAGCAGATCGTGTTCCAGCCGAACACGACCCAGGGCCTCATGCACGCCATGTTCGGCCTCACCGGCGGCGTGCTGCTCTCGGCCGAGGAGTTCCCGAGCCTGCCGATCTCCGCGGTCCGCGCGCAGGACGCGCTGCACGTCACGCGACCGACCTGGCTCGAGGCCGAGCGCGGGCGAATCACGCCCGGCGCGATCCGAGAGCAGCTCGACACCCGGATCGAGGCGGTCGCCCTGAGCCTCGTCGACTCACGCACCGGGTACCTGTGCGACCTCGAGGGCATCCGTCAGGTGATCGGCGACCGGCTGCTCATCGTCGACGCCGTGCAGGGCTTCGGCGTCGTCGACGCACCGTGGCAACTGGCCGATGTCGTCGTGAGCGGCGGCCAGAAGTGGTGCCGGTCCGGGTGGGGCACCGGTCTCATGGCGCTGTCCGAACGGGGGCTGGACCGGCTCACCCCGGTGTTCTCCGGCTACACGGGAACCGACGCAGCCGAGGAGGAGGGGTGGGGCGAGGTGCCGCCACCCGCTGGCGACGCACGCGCCTTTCGGGTCTCCAATCCCGACCCGATCGCCGAGGCCCGGTTCGCGGCCGCGCTCGAAGAGCTCGCGTTGGTCGGCGTCCCGGCCGTCAACGCGGCGATCGCCGAGCGGGTCACCGAGGTCATCGATCTGGCCGACGAGTTCGCCGTCGCCGTCGCGAGCTCGCGCGACGAACACGAGCGTGCCGGCATCGTCGTGCTCGAACCGCCCGCCGAGCAGGTCACGCTGCTCTCGGCCTCGCTGCACAATCACGGCGTGACCGTGACGAGTCGCCCCGGCACGATCAGGTTGAGTGTCCACGCGGGCACCGGCGAGGAGACCATGGACATGCTGCGCGCCGCCTTCGTCTCGTACGCCACGGCCGCCGTCTACTGA
- a CDS encoding M48 family metalloprotease: MYRAIARNKRNTVFTILLFLLIIGGLGWLAAYIYGNLTIVIVTVAIAIGYALIQYFTADKQAIAMSGAVEITSKAEHPRLWRTVENLSIATGTPMPKVYVISDPAPNAFATGRDPEHAIVAATTGLLEIMDDAELEGVMAHELGHVRNYDIRLSMVVFGLVVAIGFISDLLVRMAFFGGNRNNSNPVVMIFGIVAMLVAPLVATLVQLAVSRQREYLADATGAMTTRHPDALARALLKLEAYGRPMQKQNTSMAHLWIADPLKPGVIDRLFATHPPIPDRVARLEKMGRSF, translated from the coding sequence ATGTATCGAGCGATCGCCCGGAACAAGCGCAACACCGTCTTCACGATCCTGCTCTTCCTCCTCATCATCGGAGGATTGGGCTGGCTTGCCGCGTACATCTACGGCAATCTCACGATCGTGATCGTGACGGTGGCCATCGCGATCGGCTACGCGCTGATCCAGTACTTCACGGCCGACAAGCAGGCGATCGCGATGTCCGGCGCGGTCGAGATCACCTCGAAGGCGGAGCATCCGCGCCTGTGGCGCACCGTCGAGAACCTCTCGATCGCGACCGGAACGCCTATGCCGAAGGTCTACGTCATCTCCGACCCCGCCCCGAACGCGTTCGCGACCGGGCGCGATCCCGAGCACGCGATCGTCGCCGCGACGACCGGGCTGCTGGAGATCATGGACGACGCCGAACTCGAGGGTGTCATGGCCCACGAGCTCGGGCACGTGCGGAACTACGACATCCGGCTGTCGATGGTCGTGTTCGGCCTCGTCGTCGCGATCGGCTTCATCAGCGACCTGCTCGTTCGGATGGCGTTCTTCGGCGGCAATCGCAACAACAGCAACCCGGTCGTCATGATCTTCGGCATCGTCGCCATGCTCGTCGCGCCGTTGGTCGCGACGCTCGTGCAGCTCGCGGTTTCGCGGCAGCGCGAGTACCTGGCGGATGCCACGGGCGCCATGACGACGCGTCACCCCGACGCGCTCGCGCGGGCGCTGCTGAAGCTCGAGGCGTACGGCCGGCCGATGCAGAAGCAGAACACCTCGATGGCGCACCTCTGGATCGCCGACCCGTTGAAGCCCGGCGTCATCGACCGGCTCTTCGCGACGCACCCGCCGATCCCCGACCGGGTCGCGCGACTCGAGAAGATGGGCCGGAGCTTCTAG
- a CDS encoding D-arabinono-1,4-lactone oxidase — translation MTATGALWRNWARTQQVRPLRVERPANAGAVQRAVAAAAASQLRVKPAGAGHSFTGIGIAPDVLLDLGELTGVVAADPANHRVTLGAGTRLHALPRLLAPYRLAMQNMGDVDRQTISGAISTGTHGTGLAFGGIATRVVGARLVTGTGELLEVSDTSRPDLLPAIQVGLGALGVLVDVTLELVPRFLLHAVERPEPLEAVLEAWPERAAGADHFEFYWFPHTETALTKSNTRLPADAPRHPLGRVTRFVEDEVVANGLFRAVCVLGRLAPAVTPVIAKQIERITGNREFTDASPEVFTSRRGVRFVEMEYAIPFEAVPEALTEVRALIARRGWRISFPIEVRAAAADDTWLSTAYGRRTGYLAVHRYFRENPTEYFGAVEEILLAHGGRPHWGKMHTLRAPELRERYPRFDDFLRVRDELDPDRRFANPYLERVLGP, via the coding sequence GTGACGGCGACCGGTGCCCTCTGGCGCAACTGGGCCCGAACCCAGCAGGTGCGACCGTTGCGCGTCGAGCGGCCCGCGAACGCCGGCGCCGTGCAGCGTGCGGTCGCCGCGGCGGCGGCGAGTCAGCTGCGCGTGAAGCCCGCAGGCGCGGGCCACAGCTTCACGGGGATCGGCATCGCGCCCGACGTGCTGCTCGACCTCGGTGAGCTCACGGGTGTCGTCGCCGCCGACCCGGCGAACCACCGGGTGACCCTCGGCGCGGGCACCCGCCTGCATGCGCTCCCGCGTCTGCTCGCGCCGTACCGGCTGGCCATGCAGAACATGGGCGACGTCGACCGGCAGACGATCTCGGGGGCTATCTCGACGGGCACGCACGGGACCGGCCTCGCCTTCGGCGGCATCGCGACGCGCGTCGTCGGCGCGCGTCTCGTCACGGGCACTGGCGAACTGCTCGAGGTGAGCGACACGAGCCGACCCGACCTGCTGCCCGCGATCCAGGTCGGGCTCGGCGCGCTCGGCGTGCTCGTCGACGTCACGCTCGAGCTCGTGCCGCGCTTCCTGCTGCACGCCGTCGAGCGCCCCGAGCCGCTCGAGGCCGTGCTCGAGGCCTGGCCGGAGCGCGCCGCAGGCGCCGACCATTTCGAGTTCTACTGGTTCCCGCACACCGAGACGGCGCTCACGAAATCCAATACCCGGCTGCCGGCCGACGCCCCGAGGCATCCGCTCGGCCGGGTCACGCGCTTCGTCGAGGACGAGGTCGTCGCCAACGGGCTCTTCCGCGCCGTCTGCGTGCTCGGCCGGCTCGCGCCGGCCGTGACGCCGGTCATCGCCAAGCAGATCGAGCGGATCACGGGCAACCGCGAGTTCACGGATGCCTCGCCGGAGGTGTTCACGTCCCGCCGTGGCGTCCGCTTCGTCGAGATGGAATACGCCATCCCGTTCGAAGCCGTCCCCGAGGCGCTCACGGAGGTCCGCGCCCTCATCGCACGCCGCGGGTGGCGCATCAGCTTCCCGATCGAGGTGCGCGCCGCCGCCGCCGACGACACCTGGCTCTCGACCGCGTACGGCCGGCGCACTGGGTACCTCGCGGTGCACCGCTACTTCCGTGAGAACCCGACGGAGTACTTCGGCGCGGTCGAGGAGATCCTGCTCGCCCACGGCGGCCGCCCGCACTGGGGCAAGATGCACACGCTCAGGGCGCCCGAGCTGCGCGAGCGTTACCCGAGGTTCGACGACTTCCTCCGCGTGCGCGACGAGCTCGATCCCGACCGGCGATTCGCGAACCCCTACCTGGAGCGCGTGCTCGGACCATAG
- the ilvA gene encoding threonine ammonia-lyase, protein MSDVTQVFQGPSLADFERARRTVGAVARRTPMESSHFLASELGVPVYLKCENLQRTGSYKLRGAFNRISALSDAERSRGVVAASAGNHAQGVAYAARQLGIRATIFMPVGVALPKLEATRAYGAEVVLHGDSVGETLAAAAAFADETGAVIIPPFDHFDVIAGQGTLGLEILEQAPDATTVVVPIGGGGLAAGIASAVKQRAVELGRTIRVVGVQAANAAPYVASMAAGTPQEVPVVPTIADGIAVYRPGELNFEIIREAVDEVVTVAEDDIARALLVLLERAKLVVEPAGAVSVAALMTGAVRSDGPVVALLSGGNIDPLLMQRVIAHGLAASGRYLTLSIGLPDRPGQLARIAEILAAVNANVVEVLHTRHGSALQISEVGIDVSVETRGPEHRAEVVDALRRAGYDPRVRAD, encoded by the coding sequence ATGAGCGACGTGACGCAGGTGTTCCAGGGTCCGAGTCTGGCGGACTTCGAGCGCGCGCGGCGCACCGTGGGTGCCGTGGCCCGCCGCACCCCCATGGAGTCCTCGCACTTCCTCGCCAGCGAACTGGGCGTCCCCGTGTACCTGAAGTGCGAGAACCTGCAGCGCACCGGTTCATACAAGCTGCGCGGTGCGTTCAACCGCATCTCGGCACTGAGCGACGCCGAGCGCAGCCGCGGCGTCGTGGCCGCGTCCGCCGGCAATCACGCGCAGGGCGTCGCCTACGCCGCCCGGCAGCTCGGCATCCGAGCGACGATCTTCATGCCGGTGGGGGTCGCGCTGCCGAAACTCGAGGCCACCCGCGCCTACGGCGCCGAGGTCGTGCTGCACGGCGACTCCGTCGGTGAGACGCTCGCGGCCGCCGCGGCGTTCGCGGACGAGACCGGCGCGGTCATCATCCCGCCGTTCGACCACTTCGACGTGATCGCCGGGCAGGGCACCCTCGGCCTCGAGATCCTCGAGCAGGCGCCGGATGCCACGACGGTGGTCGTGCCGATCGGCGGCGGTGGTCTCGCTGCGGGCATCGCGAGCGCGGTGAAGCAGCGTGCGGTCGAGCTCGGCCGCACCATCCGGGTCGTCGGCGTCCAGGCCGCCAATGCGGCGCCGTATGTCGCCTCGATGGCCGCCGGGACGCCCCAGGAGGTCCCGGTGGTGCCCACGATCGCCGACGGCATCGCCGTCTACCGGCCGGGCGAGCTGAACTTCGAGATCATCCGCGAGGCCGTCGACGAGGTCGTCACGGTCGCCGAGGACGACATCGCCCGCGCGCTGCTGGTGCTGCTCGAGCGCGCCAAGCTCGTGGTCGAGCCGGCGGGCGCCGTCTCGGTCGCCGCGCTCATGACCGGTGCCGTCCGGAGCGACGGCCCGGTCGTCGCCCTGCTCTCGGGCGGCAACATCGATCCGTTGCTCATGCAGCGCGTGATCGCACACGGGCTGGCCGCATCCGGCCGCTATCTCACGCTCTCGATCGGACTGCCCGACCGTCCGGGCCAGCTCGCGCGGATCGCCGAGATCCTCGCCGCGGTGAACGCCAACGTGGTCGAGGTGCTGCACACGCGGCACGGATCGGCCCTGCAGATCTCCGAGGTGGGCATCGACGTCTCGGTCGAGACCCGCGGCCCGGAACACCGGGCCGAGGTCGTCGACGCGCTGCGCCGCGCCGGATACGACCCGCGCGTGCGGGCGGACTGA
- a CDS encoding DUF4307 domain-containing protein, producing MSTVPAAPASVDDELGARYGRTQKHRRRDRWLLIAGAVALAVVLVAWVVWAGLDGQRPSLQVAGTAHQLLNDERAVEVSWNLSVPAGNETACVVQAMNDDFTVVGWKIVEIPASESYTRSFTERVRVAQPANTGLVEHCWLT from the coding sequence ATGAGCACGGTGCCCGCGGCCCCGGCGTCCGTCGACGACGAGCTCGGCGCACGGTACGGCCGCACGCAGAAGCACCGACGCCGCGACCGCTGGCTGCTGATCGCCGGCGCGGTGGCCCTCGCGGTCGTGCTCGTCGCGTGGGTGGTCTGGGCGGGACTCGACGGGCAGCGCCCCTCGCTCCAGGTCGCGGGCACGGCGCACCAGCTCCTCAACGACGAGCGTGCCGTCGAGGTGAGCTGGAACCTCTCGGTACCCGCCGGCAACGAGACGGCGTGCGTCGTGCAGGCCATGAACGACGACTTCACGGTGGTGGGGTGGAAGATCGTCGAGATCCCCGCTTCCGAGTCGTACACCCGGAGTTTCACGGAGCGCGTGCGGGTGGCTCAGCCCGCCAACACGGGTTTGGTCGAGCACTGCTGGCTCACGTAG
- a CDS encoding winged helix-turn-helix domain-containing protein translates to MTDTVSPQLARRIALAAQGFGRPVPASAGTRQVAGVVDRLGLLQIDSVNVFERSHYLPAFSRIGGYDRSALDRLSGSRGRLVEYWAHQAAFIPRELWPLFAFRREDYRRKGSDWGGWVAENRELATWLVSELAAKGPMRASEIEHDANERRGPWWGWSDVKRTLEWMFRTGEVVCVERRRFERVYALPEQALNPAELGTEVSEPDAFRELVARAALALGIATAADLADYWRMKAAQVRPAIDALVDEGVLIPVTVPGWQTGTRPTPVWLHRDARRPRRIETAAVLSPFDPVVWFRPRTERLFDFHYRIEIYTPEPDRVFGYYSLPVLIDESIVGRVDLKSDRKSGVLRVQSAWVEPGVDPGPVAERLTPVLRRAAAWQGLDRVAVTGRGGLSPALAAELALDGDDDPSAVWGAV, encoded by the coding sequence ATGACCGATACCGTCAGCCCGCAGCTCGCCCGCCGCATCGCGCTCGCCGCGCAGGGGTTCGGCCGGCCGGTTCCCGCCAGTGCGGGCACCCGGCAGGTGGCGGGCGTGGTCGACCGGCTCGGGTTGCTCCAGATCGACTCGGTGAACGTCTTCGAGCGCAGCCATTACCTACCGGCCTTCAGCCGTATCGGCGGCTACGATCGGTCGGCGCTCGACCGACTGTCCGGCAGCCGCGGCCGGCTCGTGGAGTACTGGGCGCACCAGGCGGCGTTCATCCCGCGCGAGCTCTGGCCGCTGTTCGCGTTCCGGCGCGAGGACTACCGGCGCAAAGGCAGCGACTGGGGCGGCTGGGTCGCCGAGAACCGCGAGCTCGCCACGTGGCTGGTCAGCGAGCTCGCGGCCAAGGGGCCGATGCGGGCGAGTGAGATCGAGCACGACGCCAATGAGCGCCGCGGGCCTTGGTGGGGTTGGTCCGACGTGAAGCGCACGCTCGAGTGGATGTTCCGCACGGGCGAGGTCGTCTGCGTCGAGCGCCGCAGGTTCGAACGCGTGTACGCGTTGCCCGAGCAGGCGCTGAACCCGGCCGAGCTCGGCACCGAGGTGTCCGAGCCGGACGCGTTCCGCGAGCTCGTGGCGCGCGCCGCCCTGGCGCTCGGCATCGCCACCGCGGCCGACCTCGCCGACTACTGGCGTATGAAGGCCGCCCAGGTGCGGCCGGCGATCGACGCGCTCGTCGACGAGGGCGTGCTGATCCCCGTCACCGTCCCCGGGTGGCAGACCGGCACCCGGCCGACGCCGGTGTGGCTGCACCGCGATGCCCGCCGTCCGCGGCGCATCGAGACGGCTGCGGTGCTCTCACCGTTCGACCCCGTGGTCTGGTTCCGCCCGCGTACCGAGCGCCTGTTCGACTTCCACTACCGCATCGAGATCTACACGCCTGAGCCCGACCGGGTCTTCGGCTACTACTCACTCCCCGTGCTGATCGACGAGTCGATCGTCGGCCGGGTCGATCTCAAGAGCGATCGCAAGTCCGGTGTGCTTCGCGTGCAGTCGGCGTGGGTCGAGCCCGGCGTCGACCCGGGCCCGGTCGCCGAACGGCTGACGCCGGTCCTTCGCCGCGCCGCGGCGTGGCAGGGCCTCGACCGCGTCGCCGTGACCGGCCGTGGCGGCCTCTCCCCCGCGCTCGCGGCCGAGCTGGCGCTCGACGGCGACGACGACCCTTCGGCCGTCTGGGGCGCGGTCTAG
- a CDS encoding LemA family protein, translating into MEWLIPVLIVVALVVIVGIYLWATYNSLVTLNVRVDEAWSDITVQLKRRADLIPNLIEAVKGYAAHEKSVFENVTQARAETLSAQGPAEASAAENHMQQALKSIFAVAEAYPQLQASQNFLQLQAEIVDTEDKIQASRRFYNGGVRELNTKIKVFPNTLFVRGLGFNERDFFEVTEAASIAEPPRVQF; encoded by the coding sequence ATGGAATGGCTCATCCCCGTCCTGATCGTCGTCGCGCTGGTGGTGATCGTCGGCATCTACCTGTGGGCGACCTACAACTCGCTGGTCACGCTCAACGTCCGAGTCGACGAGGCCTGGAGTGACATCACGGTGCAGCTGAAGCGTCGAGCCGATCTCATCCCGAACCTCATCGAGGCCGTGAAGGGGTACGCCGCGCACGAGAAGTCGGTGTTCGAGAACGTCACACAGGCGCGCGCCGAGACGCTCTCCGCACAGGGGCCGGCCGAGGCATCCGCTGCCGAGAACCACATGCAGCAGGCTCTGAAGTCGATCTTCGCGGTCGCCGAGGCCTACCCTCAGCTGCAGGCGAGCCAGAACTTCCTGCAGCTGCAGGCCGAGATCGTCGACACCGAAGACAAGATCCAGGCCTCGCGCCGGTTCTACAACGGCGGTGTGCGCGAGCTGAACACGAAGATCAAGGTCTTCCCGAACACGCTCTTCGTGCGCGGACTCGGGTTCAACGAGCGTGACTTCTTCGAGGTCACCGAGGCGGCCTCGATCGCCGAGCCGCCGCGCGTCCAGTTCTGA
- a CDS encoding isoprenyl transferase has protein sequence MHTSDRAQGRGILYRLYERRLRKDVDPASMPRHVAMIIDGNRRWARQLGYESAAHGHRAGAAKMREFLEWCDDLGIQVVTLYLLSSDNLSNRPSAELSDLIEIIAELAEELSHYRDWRVQHVGSDQGLPAPLVAALDAAEQRTAGNRGLHVNLAVGYGGRTEITDAMRSIVAAHHAEGRSLEDLAERLTPELIGEHLYTGGQPDPDLMIRTSGEQRLSDFMLWQAAHSEFYFVEALGPDLRRVDFLRAVRDYAKRHRRFGS, from the coding sequence GTGCACACCAGCGATCGAGCTCAGGGTCGCGGCATCCTCTATCGGCTCTACGAACGACGGCTCCGCAAAGACGTCGATCCGGCGTCGATGCCGCGTCACGTCGCGATGATCATCGACGGCAACCGGCGCTGGGCGAGGCAACTGGGCTACGAGTCCGCGGCGCACGGCCACCGGGCGGGCGCGGCGAAGATGCGCGAGTTCCTGGAGTGGTGCGACGACCTCGGCATCCAGGTCGTCACGCTCTACCTGCTTTCGAGCGACAACCTCAGCAACCGGCCCTCGGCCGAGCTCTCCGATCTCATCGAGATCATCGCCGAGCTCGCGGAGGAGCTCTCGCACTACCGCGACTGGCGGGTGCAGCACGTGGGCAGCGATCAGGGGCTGCCGGCTCCACTCGTCGCCGCCCTCGATGCGGCCGAGCAGCGCACGGCCGGCAATCGCGGTCTGCACGTCAACCTCGCGGTCGGCTACGGCGGCCGTACCGAGATCACCGACGCGATGCGGTCCATCGTCGCCGCACACCACGCGGAAGGGCGGAGCCTCGAAGACCTCGCGGAACGGCTCACCCCCGAGCTCATCGGTGAACACCTCTACACGGGCGGCCAGCCCGACCCCGATCTCATGATCCGGACGTCAGGGGAGCAGCGATTGAGCGACTTCATGCTGTGGCAGGCGGCGCACAGCGAGTTCTACTTCGTCGAGGCGCTCGGGCCCGACCTGCGGCGCGTGGACTTCCTCCGAGCCGTCCGCGATTACGCCAAGCGGCATCGCCGGTTCGGCAGCTGA